The following DNA comes from Janthinobacterium sp. TB1-E2.
TCTTCGCCTTTCCGCGCGTCCATGCTTGCAGCAGGTTAATCGTCAACAACAGCAAAAAGGAGACCACCAGCATCACCACGGCGATGGCCGTGGCGCCTGCGTAATCGTATTGTTCCAGCTTGGTAATAATGAACAGCGGCGTGATTTCCGACACCATCGGCATATTGCCGGCGATAAAGATCACGGAACCGTACTCGCCCGTGGCGCGGGCGAAGGCCAGCGCAAAGCCCGTCAGCAAGGACGGCAAGATCGTGGGGAAGATGACGCGGATAAACGTTTGCAGGGAATTGGCGCCCAGGCTGGCGGCCGCTTCTTCCAGTTCCTTTTCCGCGTCTTCCAGCACCGGTTGCACCGTGCGCACGACGAAAGGCAAGCCGATGAAGGTCAGCGCCACCACCACGCCCAGCGGCGTAAACGCCACCTTGATGCCCAGCACGCCTTCGATGAACTGGCCGAACCAGCCGTTCGACGAATACAGGGCCGTCAGGGTGATGCCGGCCACGGCCGTCGGCAAGGCGAACGGCAAGTCGACCAGCGCATCGATGATGCGCTTGCCGGGAAATTTATAGCGCACCAGCACCCAGGCCAGGATGCCGCCAAACA
Coding sequences within:
- the cysT gene encoding sulfate ABC transporter permease subunit CysT; the encoded protein is MPGFKLSLGFTLFYLALIVLIPLSSVFLKTFTMTWDAFFSAVTSDRVMASYRLTFGASLIAALLNVVFGGILAWVLVRYKFPGKRIIDALVDLPFALPTAVAGITLTALYSSNGWFGQFIEGVLGIKVAFTPLGVVVALTFIGLPFVVRTVQPVLEDAEKELEEAAASLGANSLQTFIRVIFPTILPSLLTGFALAFARATGEYGSVIFIAGNMPMVSEITPLFIITKLEQYDYAGATAIAVVMLVVSFLLLLTINLLQAWTRGKAKKS